The bacterium DNA window ATATGGAGAGAAAATGTTAAGAATTATAAGCCACGAGAATTACCCGAAGAAAAAAGAAAAGCATTGGATGATCTATTAGCTAGAGCAAATAAGGAGTTATTGCGGAAGGAGGAATAATATAATGGACAGGAAAAAATCAATTGAACTGCTTGATTTAATGTATAGGATACGTCTATTTGAAGAGAGAACAATGGTGCTTTTTCGAGAGGGCTTAATAGTCGGTGCTCTTCACCATTACATAGGAGAGGAGGCAATTGCTGTTGGGGCTTGTGCTGCAGCAGAAAAAGACGATTATGTTGTAAGCACTCATCGTGGACATGGTCACTGCATTGCCAAAGGAGCTGACTTGAAACGTATGATGGCTGAGCTCATGGGCAGAGAAACAGGTTACAGCAGAGCAAGAGGCGGCTCCATGCATATTTTTAGCATTGAAGAAGGACTGTTAGGAGGAAACGGCATTGTAGGTGGTGGCCTTCCTATTGCTCTTGGTTCTGCACTTTCAGGGCAGTATAGAGAATCAGGACAGGTGACTCTCTGTTTCTTTGCTGAGGGAGCAGGTGCGCGAGGAACATTTCATGAATCCTTGAACCTGGCTGCCTTGTGGAAACTTCCTGTTGTATATATATGCGAGAATAATCTCTGGGCAGCTACTACCTATATAAATTACGGCTTACCAATAGAGAATATCGGAGACAGAGCTTCCGCTTATGGAATACCCGGGAGAGTGATAGATGGAAACGATGTAGAGGAAGTTTATAAGACTGTGGATGAGGCGATAAAGAGAGCAAGAGAAGGCAATGGCCCTACTTTAATAGAGTGTAAGACATACAGGCATTATCCGCACTGTATGGTGATACCTGATACAAGGCCGCAGGATGAGGTTATGGAATGGAAAAAGAAAGATCCTATTCCGCGTTTTGAGAAAAGGCTTCTGGAAGAAAAAGTAATAACAAAGACTGAAATGGGAAAGATTAAGGAAAAAGTCAAGAACATGCTGGATGAGGCAGAAGAATTTGCAAGAAAGAGTCCTCTACCAGGTGTAGAGACAGTTGAAGAAGGACTGTGGGCATAAAAAGGAGGTGTTTGTAATATGAGAGAATTAACATATCTTGGTGCTTTAAATGAAGCTTTAAGAGAGGAAATGGAAAGAGACGAGAATGTTTTCCTCATAGGGGAAGATATAGGTCCGTTTGGTGGAGTTTTTGGAGTGGAAAAAGGACTCTGGGAGAAGTTTGGTGAAAAAAGAGTAAGGCAAACTCCCATATCAGAAGATGCAATAGTGGGAACTGCGGTTGGAGCTGCAATGACAGGGCTGAGACCTGTAGCAGAAATAATGTACATAGATTTTGTAACATGCTGCATGGATCAGGTAACAAATCAGGCGGCAAAACTCCGTTATATGTCAGGTGGTAGGATAAAAATGCCTTTGGTTATACGAGCACAGGGTGGAAGTGGTACTGCAGAAGCAGCACAGCATTCACAAAGTTTGGAAGCGTGGTTTGTGCATACACCAGGGCTTAAGGTGGTAATGCCTGCTACAGTATATGATGCAAAAGGACTTCTAAAAACAGCAATCAGGGATGATAATCCAGTAATATTTTTAGAGCACAGAATGCTTTACAATATAAAAGACAACGTTCCGGAGGGAGAGTGGACAGTGCCGTTTGGTAAGGCAGAGGTAAAACATGAGGGAAAAGACATTACCATTGTTGCCACATCCCTTATGGTCCATAAGGCATTGGAAGCGGCAAAAGAGCTTGCTGATAGCATCAGTATAGAGGTTATTGATCCAAGAACGTTAGTTCCGCTTGATATAGATACAATTCTGAAGTCAGTAAAAAAGACCTCTAAATTACTTGTTGTTCATGAAGCTCCTACAATAGCAGGAGTTGGTGCAGAAATAGTAAGACAGGTTGTAGAAAATGCATTCGATTATCTTGACGGAGCACCACGTGTTCTCGGTGGCAGAAGTATTCCAATGCCTTACGCGCCAATACTGGAGAAAGCATGCACACCTCAGAAAGAGGATATAGTCAAACTCATAAAAGAAATGATGTGATAACATGAAAATCTGTGTATTTCTTGGCAGTCCTAGAAAAAAGGGAAACACTGCCCATGTATTAAATTGGCTCTTGGAAGAGGCGAAAAATAATGGACATAAAGTAGAGCTAGTATATCTTCAAGATCAGAAGATATCCGGTTGTAAAGAGTGTTTTGCCTGTCAGAAAATAGTTGATAGACCGGGATGTTCTATTAAAGATGACATGCAGAGACTATATCCAAAGATTTTAGAAGCAGATTGTATTTTGATTGCTACTCCTGTTTTTACGTGGTCTGTTTCTGCTCTGACAAAAGCATTTCTTGAACGAACATATTGTTTTGAGAAATTTTCTGAGGATGGTAGTTATATCTCCTTTGTAGAAGACAAGAGATGCGGGCTTATAGTAACAGCAGCTGGAGACGAATTTGAGGGTGCAGATTTAGTGGTTGAAAGCTATCGGCGGATGGTTGAGTTTCACAGGATGAAGAATATCGGGCACCTTGTGGTTGCCAATATTCGAACCAAAAAAGACCTTTTAAAACCAAATGTTAAACAGGCAGCAAGAAAATTTGCCAGTTCTATAAAATAATAAAGAAAAAGGGGGAGTTGTATTATATGGTCAACTGGGGAGTTATTGGAGCAGGAGGCATAGCAAGAAGAAGAACCATACCTGAGGGAATTGCAAAAGCTAATAATGCAGAACTTGTTGCTGTTATGGACATTGATGAAAAGATTACAAAAAATATAGCAGATGAATATAAAGTCAAAGCGTATACAAAAGAAGAAGAAGTATTGGATGATAAAAATGTTCAGGCTGTTTATATTGCTACTCCTGTTAATCTGCATTGTAAGCAAGTAATTGCAGCAGCTAATAAAGGAAAGCATATATTATGTGAGAAATCCATGGCAATGACTGTTGAAGAATGCGAGAAGATGATTGAAATTTGCAGGGATGCAGACGTAAAGCTTGGTCTTGGATATATGATGAGATTTCATACGATTCATACAAGAATTAAGGAGATAATACAACAGGGCTTGCTTGGAAGGATTGTTATGGCTAGAGCACAACTGTCCTGCTGGTATCCAGAGATACAGGGCGCATGGAGACAAAAAAAGGAGCTTAGCGGCGGAGGCTCTCTCATAGATATGGGAACACACTGTATTGATCTTCTAGAATTTATACTGGACAGTAAGGTAGCAGAAGTTACCTGTTTTACTGGCAATTTAGCTCATAAATATGAAGTTGAGGATACTGCAGTTGTACTGATGCGATTTGAAAATGGCGCACAGGGTATTGTTGACAATTGCTTCAGTATACCTGACAACTCATCAAAAAATATGCTGGAAATCTATGGAACAAAGGGAAGTATTCTGTGCAAGGGAACAATAGGACAGGGTGATGGAGGAGAAGCTATTTTGTATATTGAAGAGGAAGGGAAACAATACGATGCAGACCAAAAAAGGAAACCTGTTTCCTCTAGCGAAATAATAAACCCGAAACCGATTAATACCTATCAGGCAGAAATAGAACATTTTTCAGATTGCATTATAAACGATACAAAACCTTCTACTTCCGGTGAAGATGGCATGTGGAGCCAAAAAGTTGGTTTAGCGTGCTATGAATCAGCAAGCACAAGAAAGGTTGTAAAAATTAACAATAGGAGATAACGTTTATGCGATTGAGAATGTTAACGACAGAAGACAGGGAAACACTTAGAAATAAAGTATATAGATTACTCTGGGATGTTGGAATGAAGATTGAGCACGACGAAATCATATCTATTATGAAAGAAAAAGGGTGTAAGTTAAACCATCTTGGACGAATAATTATTCCCCCAGAGCTCATCGATGAACTTATTGCATTACAAAAAGAAACACAGGCGCAAGACGATGACGATCAAAGTCTACATATCCATTATGGGCCAGGAGTGGCTTGGACACATTTTATAATCTGTTCAAATAAAAAACAGGAAATGAAGAGAAAAATAGGTTCTGAATTCAAGATGTCCATGTTTGGTTCAGGACCGGCTAAGTTCTATGATTATCCAGGTAAAAATGTCCTTCCTGTTGACACTAAAATTTTTATTGAAATGATGAAGTTAGCTGAGTCCACACCAGGGATAGGTTATATAGGCCCCTGGTACAGACATGATGTCCCCGCCAAAATAGAAAGAATAGACTCACTTGTTCTAGCTCTCAAATATACTAATAAATATGGGGGTGGAGATGTTATGTATCCAGAACAGATTAAGTACATAAAGGAAATTTCGGATATTGTAATGCCTGATGCTTTAGGTAAAGCGCCTTATCTGTATGGATCTATAGCTGTAATCTGTCCTCTTATTATGGGAAAAAGGAATCTTGATGATTTACTTGAGAGAAAAAGAAATAATATAAGAAGATATCGTATTTCTACAATGCCTGCAATAGGCATGAGTGCTCCTTCAACTATTGCCGGTGCTGTTATTCAGGCATCTGCAGAACTTTTGGGCGGGATGGTGGCTGCATACTGCATGGACAAAGGAGGAGAAATAAGCGCCCGTGTAATTCCTAATTCTGTTGATATGAGAAATGTTAATCTAACTTCATGCGGGCCGGAAACATCACTACTGGGGCTTGGTGTAAAAGAGCTGTTTGATAGCTGTTTCGGAGGACATCTGTGGCTTGAAACATTTTTTGCAGCATCAGCCAGAGTTCCAGGGTTACAGACAGTATATGAAAATTTCTATGGAGCTTATAGATATGGGAAGCTAACAGGTATAGCAGATGTCCCATATCCCGGGTTGGGAAATATTGGCTACATGGGAGTAGGCTCTCCTACACAGGCAGTACTTGATATGGAAATAAGAAAATCCCAGTTTGATGTTAAGAATAAAATAGAAGTCAATGAAGAAGCTATGAACTTCGAAGAGCTATGTGACAGGTCTAAGAAAGGAGAAGAATTTCTAACAAGTGAACATACACTAAAACATTGTCACGACATATGGAAATCTGATATATTTCTAAACCAGTTGCCTGAAACCTGGGTAGGGGATGAAAAATGTATTCTGGATAAATGTGATCAATTGTGGAAAGAAAATATCAAGAATTATCAGCCACCAGCAATATCAGAAGATAAAATTAGAGCTTTAGACAAAGTGCTTGAGCATGCAAAAAAGGAATTATTAAATCAGTAAGAACTGACAAAAGGAGGAAATAGGAATGGAAAGACTGGTATACGTAAATGGGGAAATGGTTCCTGAAAGTGAAGCTAAGGTTTCTGTTTTTGACGTCGGCTTTCTCTATGGAGCTACGTTTTTTGAATCCGTAAGAACTTTTAAACACAAATTTTTTAAACTCGATGAGCACTTGAGGCGTCTTGAGCGGTCCTTACGCTACGCAGGGATACCTGATATTATCACAAAAGAGAAAATGGCGGATATTATGTCTCAGGTACTGGATGCCAATATTCATCTGACAGATAAGGAAGACGATATGTGGATGTGTGCAGAGGTTACACCCGGGAAAACATTCCCAATGCCTTTAATGAAACAAATAGATAAGACTCCGACCGTTATTGTTTATTCCAGTGCTATGCCGCATAGCGAGTATGTCAAATATTATACGCAAGGGAAACATGTTGTAACCTCTTTAATTAGAAATACATCCCCCCAAAATCTGGATTCACGCGCCAAGAATCGTAACAGAGTACCTCATTTCCTTGCAAAATTAGAGATTGTAAAAAAGGATCCTAATGCATTTGGGCTTTTTCTCGACCTTGAGGGAAATATAACAGAAGGCACAGGGGCCAATATCTTCTTTGTCTTAGATGGCATCTTATTCACTCCTACAACAAAGAATATTCTGAACGGTATCAGCAGACTGACTGTTATAGAACTGGCAGAGAAAATGAATATAAAGGTTATAGAGAAGGATCTTACTTTATATGATGCATATAATGCAGAGGAGGCATTCTGGACAACCAGTTCATACTGTATTCTGCCTATTTCCATGATCGATGGCCGCAAAATCGGGGATGCGTATCCGGGCCCTTATGCGAAAAAGCTCCTGGATGCATGGAGTAAGGAAGTAGAAGTTGATATAATCGGACAGGCTCAGAAATTTGCGAAATAAATAACAAAAAAAGGAGAAAACAAGGTGGATACTATTAAAATTATACAAATAGGGTTAGGCCCTCTTGGTCAAAAAATTACAAAATACATTCTGGAAAGAAGAGGACTTGAAATTGTAGGAGCAGTAGACCCTGCACCTGATAAGGCAGGCAAGGATTTAGGAGAGCTCTGTTCTATCAACAAACTGGGTATACAGATTTCTAAGTCACTGGATGCTGTAATAGGGAACTCCAAGCCTGATGTTGCCTTATTGACCACGGTCTCAGATATGGAAAGAATTACCCCGCAGATTGAAGAAATCCTATCATACAAAATCCCAATTGTTTCTACTTGCGAAGAATTATCATTCCCATGGGAGACCTCTCCTGAACTGGCAAAAAGGATTGATGAAGCAGCAAAGTCCCACAATGTTTCAGTTCTTGGGACAGGGGTAAACCCTGGATTTCTTATGGATTTTCTGCCAATTGCAATGACAGGAGTTTGCCAGGATGTTAAAAGCATAAAGGTTTCAAGAATACAGGATGCTTCCTTTAGAAGAATTCCGTTTCAGAAAAAGATAGGTGCTGGGCTTACTTTGAAAGAATTTGAGGAGAAAAGAAAGGCGGGGACTCTGCGCCATGTTGGACTTAGAGAATCAATGCATATGATTGCAAGCAAAATGGGATGGAAGCTCTCTAGAACAGAAGATATTCTTACGCCTGTAATCGCAGAGCATGATATAAGAACAGATGTTATGAAGATATCCAATGGTATGGCCCGGGGAGTCCAGCAGATTGGCAAGGGTTATGTTAATGGAGAACAGTTGATCACGCTTGAGTTCAGAGCAGCTATTGGCGAAAAAAACTCGCATGATACAATCCAGATAAAAGGAACTCCAGATATAAACTCAACAATAGAAGGAGGCATTAACGGAGATATAGCCACATGTGCTGTAACTATAAATGCCATAAAATCAATTCTTGATACAACCCCGGGACTCAAAACAATGGCGGATGTTCCAGTGGTTTCTTTCTTTGACAGCTTGGAAAGGATTTCATAATTATGATATGTCTAACAGGTGATATTCACAATGCTTCCCTGAGGATAAACGACCATAAATACATAGAAGATCCAGAAGATTCAGATGTTAAAATATCCTGCAGATATCTGAAACTTCTGGAGAAATACGGGATAAAAGCAACGTTTTATGTAGTGGGAAAAACGCTTGATGAGGAGTGGGAAGATTTTAAGCCGATAGCAGATTCGGAGCTAGTGGAAATTGGCGGTCACACTTATGGAGGTTTGCCTATAAGTAAACTTTACCGGCTGTGGTGCAAAATAATGGGCAAGCCCCCCAGATCGCACTCTCATACACAGGGTTCTCGTTTTCAGCAGAAAAACGACATACAAAAAATGATAGATGTAGTAAAAGCCAGGACAGGTAAGGATATCGTGTCATGGCGCAGTCATGGTCTGGTTTCTGATAAAAGCACCTATCCTCTGCTCTCAGGGATGGGAATCCGGATGATTTCCGATGACCTAAACTGGAACAAAATCTACCCTGAAAAGACGAAAGAGGGGCTGATTTCTCATCCTATGAATGTCATCATGGACCATGACCATGTTTATCATGCTCATAGGACAAAGGAGTATGTTGACAAGATGAAAGAAAACTGGCCCTGGCCCGATGATCCTACAAAGGAATCATATGCAATTGAAGAATGGGCAAAGATAGTTGAAAAACAAGTTCTTGGTATTGAGAAAAAAGGAGGCGTTGCTACTATACTTATGCATCCTCTATGTATGTATCTTGCGGATAAATTCAAGACTGCAGAGAAATTGTTTGAGGTCTTTTCCCAGTACAAAACAATCTGGGCTCGTGAAATACCTGAGTATCTAAAATGACTTCACGGGAAAGAGTAAAAAAAATATTGAATTTTGAAATGCCTGACAGGCCTGCTATAGATCTCGGGTCAACAAGAATGACAGGTATTTCTGCATGGATATACAGAGAGCTAAAGAGACGCCTAGGAATAAAATCTGATGAAGTTAAAGTATTTGACATGAGTCAGATGCTCGCAGAAGTTGAAATGGAAGTTCTTGAGGAGCTGGGATGCGATTTTGTAATGTTACCCATGCAGATTTTACCGCTTGAGCTCTCATATGGTGATTGGAAAGATTATAAATTCTGGGACGGACAAACATTTAAAGTACCGGCAGAGTTTAATCCAAAGGTTTTAGAAGATGGTACATTAATTGTCGGTAATGGACGTAATTGGGAGAAAGAAACTCGGCGTATGCCAAAAGGATGTAGGTATCTTGATAGAATAGAATATCCTGACATTAAGACAATGGATTTTGACATATCTCATATAGACAAAAAGGACTGGGTGTTTTCAAAACCTCTTTCAGACGAATTTTTAAAAACAGAAGAAAATAATGCTAAAATATTAAAACAATCAACAGATAAGGCTATTGTGTCTTCAGGGGGAATATCGGGAGCATGGGGAATGCCAGCAGGATATGGAGGGGTTATAGGATGGGGAATAAAGATGGCTCTTGACCCAAATCATGCAAAAGAACATATGATGGCAGAAGCAGAAGCATTGTCCAAGCGTATAAAGTTATATTTAGAAGCAGTAGGTAATTACATTGATGTTATAGTTGTAAGTGGTACTGATTTCGGAGCACAAAAAAAGGAACAATTTAATCCCGATTTATTTAAAGAATTCTTCGTACCTGCGTGGAAAATGGTAACAGATACAATACATAAATTTGCTGATATAAAAATATTTATTCATTCATGCGGATGTGTGAGGGATCTCATCCCCTACTTTATTGATGCAGGTGTTGATATTTATAACCCGGTTCAATGGTCTGCAGATAATATGGATCGAGAGGAGCTTAAAAAAGAGTTTGGCAACAAGATAGTATTCTGGGGCGGAGCAGTCAATACGCAAAAAACATTTCCTTTTGGTACATCTGATGAAGTGAGAAAAGAAGTGAAAGAAACTATTAATATACTCGGCAAAGGTGGAGGTTATGTAGTTAATCCAGTACATAACATACAACCAGACGTACCAGTTGAAAATATAATTGCGTTGTATGAGACTGCAAAGAATTATAGATATAGTTAATAAATAGGAGATGAATTATTATGAATTCTGACAAGATTGAAGATTATAAAAGACTGGCTACTCAAATCAGGGTTGATGTTCTTAAGATGATATATAAGGCAAAGAGCGCTCATATAGGCGCTTCTTTCTCGATGGCAGACATACTTGCAGTGCTGTACGGAGGCATCATGAAGGTAAACCCATCTGATCCCAAATGGGAAGATCGTGATAGATATGTACAGAGCAAAGGGCACGCTGCAGCAGGTCTTTATGCAGCGCTTGCAGAAAAAGGGTTTTTCCCAAGGGATTGGCTGGAAACCTATTATCAGGATGGAGGACATCTTATGGGGCATGTATGGCACAAAGTCCCTGGAGTAGATGTATCCAGTGGTGCTTTAGGTCATGGACTTTCCATAGCATGCGGAATGGCGATTAACGGAAAATATAAGAAGAAACAATATCGAGTTTTTGTTATGCTCAGTGACGGAGAATGTGATGAAGGTTCGGTATGGGAAGCAATTATGTTTGCTCCACAGCATAAACTTGATAATCTTGTTGCTATAGTTGATTATAACAAACTTCAGGCGCTTGGCACAGTGAAAGATGTTCTTGATTTAGCTCCTCTTGCAGACAAATGGAGAGCGTTTAACTGGTCAGTAAAAGAAGTGGACGGACATAATTACAAAGAAATTGATGACGCATTATCAAGTGCTCCTTTTGAACAGGGAAAGCCAAGCTGCATTATAGCTAATACAGTAAAAGGAAAGGGTGTAAGTTATATGGAAAATAAAGTAGAGTGGCATTATAAAAGTCCGGATGAAGGACAACTAAAACAAGCTTTTTCAGAATTGGGGGTGACGGAATGAGACCTGCATTTAATAAAACACTTGTTGAATTAGCAAGAGAGG harbors:
- a CDS encoding thiamine pyrophosphate-dependent dehydrogenase E1 component subunit alpha, translating into MDRKKSIELLDLMYRIRLFEERTMVLFREGLIVGALHHYIGEEAIAVGACAAAEKDDYVVSTHRGHGHCIAKGADLKRMMAELMGRETGYSRARGGSMHIFSIEEGLLGGNGIVGGGLPIALGSALSGQYRESGQVTLCFFAEGAGARGTFHESLNLAALWKLPVVYICENNLWAATTYINYGLPIENIGDRASAYGIPGRVIDGNDVEEVYKTVDEAIKRAREGNGPTLIECKTYRHYPHCMVIPDTRPQDEVMEWKKKDPIPRFEKRLLEEKVITKTEMGKIKEKVKNMLDEAEEFARKSPLPGVETVEEGLWA
- a CDS encoding Gfo/Idh/MocA family oxidoreductase; translation: MVNWGVIGAGGIARRRTIPEGIAKANNAELVAVMDIDEKITKNIADEYKVKAYTKEEEVLDDKNVQAVYIATPVNLHCKQVIAAANKGKHILCEKSMAMTVEECEKMIEICRDADVKLGLGYMMRFHTIHTRIKEIIQQGLLGRIVMARAQLSCWYPEIQGAWRQKKELSGGGSLIDMGTHCIDLLEFILDSKVAEVTCFTGNLAHKYEVEDTAVVLMRFENGAQGIVDNCFSIPDNSSKNMLEIYGTKGSILCKGTIGQGDGGEAILYIEEEGKQYDADQKRKPVSSSEIINPKPINTYQAEIEHFSDCIINDTKPSTSGEDGMWSQKVGLACYESASTRKVVKINNRR
- a CDS encoding polysaccharide deacetylase family protein; the encoded protein is MICLTGDIHNASLRINDHKYIEDPEDSDVKISCRYLKLLEKYGIKATFYVVGKTLDEEWEDFKPIADSELVEIGGHTYGGLPISKLYRLWCKIMGKPPRSHSHTQGSRFQQKNDIQKMIDVVKARTGKDIVSWRSHGLVSDKSTYPLLSGMGIRMISDDLNWNKIYPEKTKEGLISHPMNVIMDHDHVYHAHRTKEYVDKMKENWPWPDDPTKESYAIEEWAKIVEKQVLGIEKKGGVATILMHPLCMYLADKFKTAEKLFEVFSQYKTIWAREIPEYLK
- a CDS encoding alpha-ketoacid dehydrogenase subunit beta, translated to MRELTYLGALNEALREEMERDENVFLIGEDIGPFGGVFGVEKGLWEKFGEKRVRQTPISEDAIVGTAVGAAMTGLRPVAEIMYIDFVTCCMDQVTNQAAKLRYMSGGRIKMPLVIRAQGGSGTAEAAQHSQSLEAWFVHTPGLKVVMPATVYDAKGLLKTAIRDDNPVIFLEHRMLYNIKDNVPEGEWTVPFGKAEVKHEGKDITIVATSLMVHKALEAAKELADSISIEVIDPRTLVPLDIDTILKSVKKTSKLLVVHEAPTIAGVGAEIVRQVVENAFDYLDGAPRVLGGRSIPMPYAPILEKACTPQKEDIVKLIKEMM
- a CDS encoding trimethylamine methyltransferase family protein, with product MRMLTTEDRETLRNKVYRLLWDVGMKIEHDEIISIMKEKGCKLNHLGRIIIPPELIDELIALQKETQAQDDDDQSLHIHYGPGVAWTHFIICSNKKQEMKRKIGSEFKMSMFGSGPAKFYDYPGKNVLPVDTKIFIEMMKLAESTPGIGYIGPWYRHDVPAKIERIDSLVLALKYTNKYGGGDVMYPEQIKYIKEISDIVMPDALGKAPYLYGSIAVICPLIMGKRNLDDLLERKRNNIRRYRISTMPAIGMSAPSTIAGAVIQASAELLGGMVAAYCMDKGGEISARVIPNSVDMRNVNLTSCGPETSLLGLGVKELFDSCFGGHLWLETFFAASARVPGLQTVYENFYGAYRYGKLTGIADVPYPGLGNIGYMGVGSPTQAVLDMEIRKSQFDVKNKIEVNEEAMNFEELCDRSKKGEEFLTSEHTLKHCHDIWKSDIFLNQLPETWVGDEKCILDKCDQLWKENIKNYQPPAISEDKIRALDKVLEHAKKELLNQ
- a CDS encoding transketolase; translated protein: MNSDKIEDYKRLATQIRVDVLKMIYKAKSAHIGASFSMADILAVLYGGIMKVNPSDPKWEDRDRYVQSKGHAAAGLYAALAEKGFFPRDWLETYYQDGGHLMGHVWHKVPGVDVSSGALGHGLSIACGMAINGKYKKKQYRVFVMLSDGECDEGSVWEAIMFAPQHKLDNLVAIVDYNKLQALGTVKDVLDLAPLADKWRAFNWSVKEVDGHNYKEIDDALSSAPFEQGKPSCIIANTVKGKGVSYMENKVEWHYKSPDEGQLKQAFSELGVTE
- a CDS encoding aminotransferase class IV codes for the protein MERLVYVNGEMVPESEAKVSVFDVGFLYGATFFESVRTFKHKFFKLDEHLRRLERSLRYAGIPDIITKEKMADIMSQVLDANIHLTDKEDDMWMCAEVTPGKTFPMPLMKQIDKTPTVIVYSSAMPHSEYVKYYTQGKHVVTSLIRNTSPQNLDSRAKNRNRVPHFLAKLEIVKKDPNAFGLFLDLEGNITEGTGANIFFVLDGILFTPTTKNILNGISRLTVIELAEKMNIKVIEKDLTLYDAYNAEEAFWTTSSYCILPISMIDGRKIGDAYPGPYAKKLLDAWSKEVEVDIIGQAQKFAK
- a CDS encoding dihydrodipicolinate reductase, producing MDTIKIIQIGLGPLGQKITKYILERRGLEIVGAVDPAPDKAGKDLGELCSINKLGIQISKSLDAVIGNSKPDVALLTTVSDMERITPQIEEILSYKIPIVSTCEELSFPWETSPELAKRIDEAAKSHNVSVLGTGVNPGFLMDFLPIAMTGVCQDVKSIKVSRIQDASFRRIPFQKKIGAGLTLKEFEEKRKAGTLRHVGLRESMHMIASKMGWKLSRTEDILTPVIAEHDIRTDVMKISNGMARGVQQIGKGYVNGEQLITLEFRAAIGEKNSHDTIQIKGTPDINSTIEGGINGDIATCAVTINAIKSILDTTPGLKTMADVPVVSFFDSLERIS
- a CDS encoding flavodoxin family protein, which codes for MKICVFLGSPRKKGNTAHVLNWLLEEAKNNGHKVELVYLQDQKISGCKECFACQKIVDRPGCSIKDDMQRLYPKILEADCILIATPVFTWSVSALTKAFLERTYCFEKFSEDGSYISFVEDKRCGLIVTAAGDEFEGADLVVESYRRMVEFHRMKNIGHLVVANIRTKKDLLKPNVKQAARKFASSIK
- a CDS encoding methyltransferase, which codes for MTSRERVKKILNFEMPDRPAIDLGSTRMTGISAWIYRELKRRLGIKSDEVKVFDMSQMLAEVEMEVLEELGCDFVMLPMQILPLELSYGDWKDYKFWDGQTFKVPAEFNPKVLEDGTLIVGNGRNWEKETRRMPKGCRYLDRIEYPDIKTMDFDISHIDKKDWVFSKPLSDEFLKTEENNAKILKQSTDKAIVSSGGISGAWGMPAGYGGVIGWGIKMALDPNHAKEHMMAEAEALSKRIKLYLEAVGNYIDVIVVSGTDFGAQKKEQFNPDLFKEFFVPAWKMVTDTIHKFADIKIFIHSCGCVRDLIPYFIDAGVDIYNPVQWSADNMDREELKKEFGNKIVFWGGAVNTQKTFPFGTSDEVRKEVKETINILGKGGGYVVNPVHNIQPDVPVENIIALYETAKNYRYS